A window of the Hordeum vulgare subsp. vulgare chromosome 5H, MorexV3_pseudomolecules_assembly, whole genome shotgun sequence genome harbors these coding sequences:
- the LOC123398847 gene encoding uncharacterized protein LOC123398847, producing the protein MNGRARRPAAAHGAKAAPKGDRMMQKEQRKAMPAKAPTANAAARGMASRIQSRRERKLALQQDVEKLKKKLRHEENVHRALERAFTRPLGALPRLPPYLPSQTLALLAEVAVLEEEVVRLEEQVVNFRQGIYQEAIIFSSAKNAHLPGGEGCVPAQPTPSSPTRNAELSPTTAHRGPDQAPARPSPNGKQTQTPRKPIPGPANQDDHSAGAGAGKENLSCSNTSTRSYRLSPSQKATAKSRVPAPEKRRAAPQTISTAPDRKRVADAAGNNSEQGAATPDDGSSAPNRLSEELLSCLLTIFSQMGSSAAPPALPSGEQDEEQQQPLSPSVSGSSSEDAYPQDPYGILELGGRDVGPYKRLHVIDAASFDRNALASSTLLARRLKALLLKLASVDPAGLSHQQKLAFWINVYNSCMMNAFLEQGIPTTPHMLVAMMPKATVEVGGRTHSAMSIEHFILRLPYSVKHQVRPEAEGTKGDDAAARGGAFGLEWPEPLVTFALSCGSWSSPAVRVYTAARVEEELEGAKRDYLQAAVGVSSPASLAIPKLLHWYLLDFAKDVDSLMDWVCLQLPPELRQAAMRAVAADARRGRRIQVLPYEFRFRYLLAA; encoded by the exons ATGAATGGCCGGGCtcggaggccggcggcggcgcacgGCGCGAAGGCTGCCCCGAAGGGCGACAGG ATGATGCAGAAGGAGCAGAGGAAGGCCATGCCGGCCAAGGCACCGACCGCCAACGCGGCGGCCAGAGGCATGGCGAGCAGAATCCAGTCGAGGAGAGAGCGGAAGCTCGCGCTGCAGCAGGAC GTGGAGAAGCTGAAGAAGAAGCTGCGGCACGAGGAGAACGTCCACCGAGCTCTGGAGCGGGCCTTCACCAGGCCGCTGGGCGCGCTGCCTCGCCTCCCCCCGTACCTGCCGTCTCAA ACGCTGGCTCTTCTCGCGGAGGTGGCGgtgctggaggaggaggtggtgcggCTGGAGGAGCAGGTGGTCAACTTCCGGCAAGGGATCTACCAGGAGGCCATCATCTTCTCCTCGGCCAAGAACGCGCACCTCCCCGGCGGCGAGGGATGCGTGCCGGCGCAGCCCACGCCGTCGAGCCCAACTCGAAATGCAGAGCTCTCTCCAACTACCGCGCACCGTGGTCCAGATCAAGCTCCAGCCCGTCCGTCGCCGAACGGCAAGCAAACACAGACACCAAGAAAGCCGATTCCCGGTCCGGCGAACCAGGACGACCACTCCGCCGGCGCCGGGGCAGGAAAAGAGAACCTGTCGTGCAGCAACACCTCGACTAGAAGCTACCGCCTGTCGCCGTCGCAGAAGGCCACCGCCAAATCCAGGGTACCCGCGCCAGAGAAGCGCAGGGCTGCTCCTCAG ACGATCAGTACGGCGCCTGACCGTAAAAGGGTCGCAGACGCTGCCGGCAATAATTCAGAGCAAGGAGCGGCCACTCCGGACGACGGCTCGAGCGCGCCCAACAGACTGTCGGAGGAGCTGCTGAGCTGCCTGCTGACCATCTTCTCGCAGATGGGCTCCTCGGCAGCTCCGCCGGCGCTCCCCAGCGGTGAGCAGGacgaggagcagcagcagccgtTGTCACCGTCGGTGTCAGGCTCGTCGTCGGAGGACGCGTACCCGCAGGACCCCTACGGCATCCTGGAGCTGGGCGGGCGGGACGTCGGCCCCTACAAGCGGCTGCACGTGATCGACGCGGCGTCCTTCGACCGGAACGCGCTGGCGAGCAGCACGCTGCTCGCCCGGAGGCTCAA GGCGTTGCTGCTGAAGCTGGCGTCGGTTGACCCGGCGGGGCTCTCGCATCAGCAGAAGCTCGCCTTCTGGATCAACGTCTACAACTCGTGCATGATGAAT GCGTTCCTGGAGCAAGGGATACCTACCACGCCCCATATGctcgtggccatgatgccaaag GCGACGGTAGAGGTGGGCGGGCGCACGCACAGCGCCATGTCCATCGAGCACTTCATCCTGCGCCTGCCCTACAGCGTCAAACAC CAGGTGCGCCCTGAGGCCGAAGGAACCAAGGGCGACGAcgcggcggcgcgcggcggcgcGTTCGGACTGGAGTGGCCGGAGCCGCTCGTCACCTTCGCGCTCTCCTGCGGCAGCTGGTCCTCCCCCGCC GTGAGGGTGTACACGGCGGCGCGGGTGGAGGAGGAGCTGGAGGGCGCCAAGCGGGACTACCTGCAGGCGGCCGTGGGGGTGTCGTCGCCGGCGAGCCTCGCCATCCCCAAGCTGCTGCACTGGTACCTGCTCGACTTCGCCAAGGACGTGGACTCGCTCATGGACTGGGTGTGCCTGCAGCTGCCGCCCGAGCTGCGGCAGGCCGCCATGCGCGCCGTGGCCGCCGACGCGCGCCGTGGACGCCGCATCCAGGTCCTGCCCTACGAGTTCAGGTTCAGGTACCTCCTGGCCGCGTGA